The Flavobacterium johnsoniae genomic sequence CAAAGATCCATTTATCAGTGCCTTTAATATGATTTAAATTTCCAAGTAAATAATCTCTGTTTTTGTCTGTATCGCTATAATTTTCGTTATTAAAAACATCAAGTTCTTTACTATAACCTAAATAATTGGTAACAAAATCAAAATGCAGTAAAATGAGACTGCTATTGAAATAATACATCTTTTGTTTTCGGATGTCATAAACCACTTTGACTGATTCGATATTGGAGAATTTGTCAGACAAAGGTTTTCCCTTAAACGCTTTATACGCTTCATAATTTGGCAAAGAAGCCATGTATCGTTGCGCGCTCAAAGTTGTTAGCACGAGTAGAAAAATCAAACTATAGAGATACTTTTTCATATTTTTAAACGAATGAATAAATGTACTTAAAAAAGCAATAAGTTTTATCTACCGCGGGATTGCTTAAAGTAATGCAAACCTTTGTGAAATTTTCTATTATTTGGTGTACCTTTGCAACCTTAAAAAATTAAACATTTCAAAATGAAACGAGTAGTTGTTGGACTTTCAGGTGGAGTAGATTCTAGTGTTGCTGCATATTTATTGCAACAGCAAGGATACGAAGTTATTGGCCTTTTTATGAAGAATTGGCACGATGATTCGGTTACTATTTCGAACGAATGTCCTTGGCTTGAAGACAGTAACGATGCTTTGCTTGTTGCTGAAAAACTTGGAATTCCGTTTCAAACTGTTGATTTAAGCGAAGAATACAAAGAAAAAATCGTTGACTATATGTTTAACGAATACGAAAAAGGAAGAACTCCAAATCCTGATGTGCTTTGTAATCGCGAAATCAAATTTGATGTGTTTATGAAAATCGCTTTGAGTCTTGGTGCAGATTATGTGGCAACTGGACATTATTGTCAAAAAAGCGAAATCGAAGTTGATGGAAAAACGGTTTATCAATTAATTGCCGGAAATGACGTCAACAAAGATCAATCTTATTTTTTATGCCAACTTTCACAAGAACAATTGTCTAAAGCTTTGTTTCCGATTGGTGCTTTAACAAAACCAGAAGTTCGCGAAATTGCTGCTGAAATGGAATTGGTTACAGCCGAAAAGAAAGATTCTCAAGGTTTATGTTTTGTCGGAAAAGTTCGTCTTCCAGAATTTTTGCAGCAAAAATTACAGCCAAAAGAAGGTAAAATTGTTCAAGTAGATAAAAATGATCCAATCTATGATGTTGAAATATCGGCTGAACTTTCTTTAGAAGAAAAATTAAAATTAGAATCTCAAAAATTAGAATATCTTCCGACAATGGGAAAAGTGGTTGGAAAACACCAAGGCGCTCATTATTTTACAGTTGGACAAAGAAAAGGTTTAAACGTAGGAGGAACTACAGATCCTTTATTTGTAATTGCTACAGATGTTGAAACGAATACCATTTATACAGGTTTATCAAGTTTACATCCAGGATTATTCAAAAAAGCACTTTTTGTTGGAAAATCTGAAGTACACTGGATTAGAGAAGATTTAACACTAAAAGCAGGCGAAAAAATGGAAGTAATGGCTCGAATCCGTTATCGCCAACCTTTGCAAAAAGCGGTGTTGCATCAATTTGAAGACGGAATGTATGTTGAGTTTGAAGAAGCGCAATCTGCCATTACCGAAGGACAATTTGTAGCTTGGTATTTAGAAAATGAATTAGTTGGTTCGGGAGTAATTTCTTAAATTTATACCGTTGGAAGAAATTCCTAAAACGGTATAATATGAAATATAACTTTACTTTTTTTTTAGTACTTCTTTCGTTTACAGTATTCGGGCAAGAAGAAGCTTGGGTTTATTTTAATGCTAAACCTAATGCTCAGGCTTTTTTTGCTAATCCATTAACAGAACTTTCTCAGAAAGCTTTAGATCGAAGAACCAATCAGAATATAGCATTAGATATTACAGATGCGCCTTTAGAAACTTCCTATGTGAACCAAATTACGGCGAGCACTGGTATAACAGTTATGGCTCAGTCTAAATGGCTTAACGCGCTTCATATTCGTGGTTCGCAGGCAAATGTTAATGCTTTGAAAACTTTGGCTTTCGTACAAAAAGTAGAATTTGCAGATAAAACTTTAAATATTACAGGGAAAAAAGTTTCTCAAAATCAGACCAATAAAACTAAGAATAAATTAGAAACAACAATTGATTACGCTTACGGTAGTTCTGCAAATCAAATTCAGATGTTGAACGGACAAGTTTTGCATCAGCAGAATTATACTGGAGAAGGAAAAATTATAGCAGTTTTTGATGCAGGTTTTCCAGGTGTGAATACAGCACAACCATTTGAAAGCCTTAGAAACAACAATAAAATTTTGGGTGGTTACGATTATACCGAAAGAAATGCTAATTTTTATACAGGCGGTACCCACGGTACATTGGTCCTTTCTACAATGGGCGGTTATAAAGAAAATTCTTTAATAGGAACTGCTCCAAATGCATCTTATTATCTTTTTATTACAGAAATAGAAAAAAATAACATCGAGAATCCGTTGGAAGAATCACTTTGGGTTGAAGCCGCAGAGAAAGCTGATGCTTTGGGAGTTGATATTATTACAACCTCTTTAGGTTATTTTGGAGATCGTAACGAATCGAGATATAATCATACTTATAGC encodes the following:
- the mnmA gene encoding tRNA 2-thiouridine(34) synthase MnmA, producing the protein MKRVVVGLSGGVDSSVAAYLLQQQGYEVIGLFMKNWHDDSVTISNECPWLEDSNDALLVAEKLGIPFQTVDLSEEYKEKIVDYMFNEYEKGRTPNPDVLCNREIKFDVFMKIALSLGADYVATGHYCQKSEIEVDGKTVYQLIAGNDVNKDQSYFLCQLSQEQLSKALFPIGALTKPEVREIAAEMELVTAEKKDSQGLCFVGKVRLPEFLQQKLQPKEGKIVQVDKNDPIYDVEISAELSLEEKLKLESQKLEYLPTMGKVVGKHQGAHYFTVGQRKGLNVGGTTDPLFVIATDVETNTIYTGLSSLHPGLFKKALFVGKSEVHWIREDLTLKAGEKMEVMARIRYRQPLQKAVLHQFEDGMYVEFEEAQSAITEGQFVAWYLENELVGSGVIS
- a CDS encoding S8 family serine peptidase, which encodes MKYNFTFFLVLLSFTVFGQEEAWVYFNAKPNAQAFFANPLTELSQKALDRRTNQNIALDITDAPLETSYVNQITASTGITVMAQSKWLNALHIRGSQANVNALKTLAFVQKVEFADKTLNITGKKVSQNQTNKTKNKLETTIDYAYGSSANQIQMLNGQVLHQQNYTGEGKIIAVFDAGFPGVNTAQPFESLRNNNKILGGYDYTERNANFYTGGTHGTLVLSTMGGYKENSLIGTAPNASYYLFITEIEKNNIENPLEESLWVEAAEKADALGVDIITTSLGYFGDRNESRYNHTYSDMNGITTFISRGAEIAFSKGILVFASAGNEGTQIENHIGSPADAVSVLAVGSVTATKTRSSFSSIGPSYDGRIKPDIMAQGTAAVVSSVNGTIGTANGTSFSCPIMAGMAASLWQAFPTKTNKEIRQMILASSDRFTTPDNNYGYGIPNFGSTLSIDNFIAETAFSVYPNPVKNTVTFSFLNQNNTASVTIYSVLGQKLIEEKINTSNPVLSLQSLQSGLYFYSFDTENLHKTGKIIKQ